GAAAATCATAGCCGGTGGTGCCCTGTACCGGCCAGCCGGCCGGCAGCGTTTCGCCGCGCTCCAGAATTTTTTCGACGGTGAGGTAGACGTCACCCATGCGATTCCTCAACCTTTTCAAGTAGACGGTGGGGTCGTAGAGGCCGTCGATGTGGTCCAGGCGCAAACCGGTGAATTCGTTCTCCTGCACCAGCCGGTGAATGAGCGCGTGAGTGTGGTCAAACACCTTCTGGTTTTCGACTTTGAGAGAGATGAGGCCGTTGATGTTGAAGAACCTGCGGTAGTCGACTTCTTCGGTGGCGACTTTCCAGAAGGACAACCGAAAATATTGCTCCGCGAGCAGGCTGTCCAGCAGGTTGAAGCTTTGCGGCCTGCCCGGCTCGCCGTTGAACCTGGCCACGTTTTCATCCATGAACTGCCGGATTTGCTGGTTTGTCGAGTAGATTTCCCACAGCATTCTTTTGACGAATGCAATCTGTTCCGTGCGTTCCTGCACCTCCTCGCGGGAGGCGAGATTTCTGAGCACATAGAACACGCCCAACAGCTTCATGAAGTCGAGGTGGGCATTGCCCAGTTGCCGCTTGAACCGCGCCAATTGATGATCGAAAACCGTGGCGTACGATTCGATCCGCAAGGGAAAGCGCAGAGCATAGTAGTTGATGCTCAACCCGGTCTGGTCATATTGCAGTTGGATTTCACCGTTTTCCAGGCAGGCCGCGTAGAAGCTGCCCAGAAAGGGTGCGAGAATCTTCCCCTGCACGCCCTCATTCCATTCGATGTCGAAGAAATCGAAGAAGAGGGAGGACGGGCCGCTCTCAAAGATATCCATGAGCATGCGGTTTTCGCCGTCAAACGCCGTGTGGTTCGGCACAATGTCCTGCAGCCAGCCCATGCCGTGTTGCTTGACGCTCGCCACCAGCGCCTCGAACGCCGCCGGGCCGCCGAGCTCGGGGTTGATTTGATTCGGATCGATGAGGTCGTAACCGTGCGTGCTGCCCGACTTCGCTTTGAAAATGGGGGAGGCGTAAACGTCGGAAATACCCAGCGCGTGCAGATAAGCGATGATGGCCTCTGCCTCCGCAAAGCCCCAGTGCGGGGAAAACTGCAGCCGGTAGGTGGCAACTGGAATTCTCATGGCAAACTCGGGCTGGTAGGTTTGCACGCGTGCGGCCGGCTGGCCGCACGCGCGGCGGTTGTGTGAATTCGACAGCGGGCGTGAGCGATGTCCGTCATTCTTCCTGCACTTCTTCCATCGGCCGCAGGCGAAACAGCGCCAGCGAGCGCCCTTCCAGGAGGAAAGGTCTGACCCCACCTTTCATCACGCGGTGGGGCCGCAGGCCAGCAACCTCGCGCGTGTCCAGCAACAGTTCCCAGCGCATGTTGCTCTGGAACGCCGGCAGCACAAAGGGCAGCGGCTCATGGTGGGCATTGAGCAGGAGGAACAGCGTCTCATCGCTGATGCGATTGCCGCGCTCGTCGGCTTCTTCGATTGCTTCACCGGCGAGCCGGAGGCCGAGGCCACGGAGGCCGGGACTGCGCCAGTCTTCTTCGGTCATTTCCTTACCGTCCGGCCGCAACCAGTAGAGATCCTTGAGAGGGGAGCCACGGATCTTGCGGCCCTGGAAGAAGTGCCGGCGCCGCAACACCGGATGCTCGCGCCGCAACTGGATCACCAGCCGGACAAACGCCAGCAACTGGTGTTGCCATTCCTCCCACTTCCAGTCCACCCAGGAAATCTCGTTGTCTTGACAGTAAGCATTGTTGTTTCCCCGCTGAGTGCGGCCGAATTCATCACCGGCGAGCAGCAGGGGGATGCCCTGGGAAAAGAACAGGGTGGCCAGAAAGTTGCGCTGTTGCCGGGCACGCAGGGCCAGAATGGCCGGATCGGCGGTTGCGCCTTCCACGCCGTGGTTCCAGCTCAAGTTGTCATTGTGGCCGTCGCGGTTTTCCTCGCCGTTGGCGTAATTGTGCTTTTCGTTGTAGCTCACCAAATCGCGCAGCGTAAAGCCGTCGTGCGCGGTCACGAAGTTGATGCTGGCGTAGGGCCGGCGGCCGCTGTGTTCGTAGAGGTCGCTGCTGCCGGTCAAGCGATAGGCGAGATCACCGACCTGGCCTTCATCGCCGCGCCAGAAGCGCCGCACGGTGTCGCGATACTTGCCATTCCACTCCGTCCACAAGATGGGAAAGTTGCCGACCTGATAGCCGCCTTCGCCCAAGTCCCACGGCTCGGCAATGAGCTTGACTTGCGAGAGCACCGGGTCTTGGTGAATGATATCGAAGAATGCCCCCAACCGATCCACTTCGTGCAGCTCCCGCGCCAGCGCCGCGGCGAGAT
The window above is part of the bacterium genome. Proteins encoded here:
- the glgX gene encoding glycogen debranching protein GlgX codes for the protein MWDNSEYGHHTLKVWPGKPYPLGATWDGAGVNFSIFSENATAVELCLFDWPEGKREIARLRMPEQTDQIWHVYLPEVRPGQLYGYRVHGPYAPEAGHRFNPAKLLLDPYAKAIAGTIQWSDALFGYTIGHPAADLSQDERDSAAGIPKCVVVDPAFSWGDDAPPHTPWHKTVIYELHVRGFTAQHPEVPPHQRGTYAGLTCPAVIDYLKSLGITAVELMPVHQFVADKHLVDRGLTNYWGYNSIGFFAPDARYSSSGVWGQQLMDFKTMVKTLHREGIEVILDVVYNHTAEGSHLGPTLCFRGIDNAAYYRLVRDNRRYYMDYTGTGNTLDMTHPRVLQIIMDSLRYWVLEMHVDGFRFDLAAALARELHEVDRLGAFFDIIHQDPVLSQVKLIAEPWDLGEGGYQVGNFPILWTEWNGKYRDTVRRFWRGDEGQVGDLAYRLTGSSDLYEHSGRRPYASINFVTAHDGFTLRDLVSYNEKHNYANGEENRDGHNDNLSWNHGVEGATADPAILALRARQQRNFLATLFFSQGIPLLLAGDEFGRTQRGNNNAYCQDNEISWVDWKWEEWQHQLLAFVRLVIQLRREHPVLRRRHFFQGRKIRGSPLKDLYWLRPDGKEMTEEDWRSPGLRGLGLRLAGEAIEEADERGNRISDETLFLLLNAHHEPLPFVLPAFQSNMRWELLLDTREVAGLRPHRVMKGGVRPFLLEGRSLALFRLRPMEEVQEE